A DNA window from Lasioglossum baleicum unplaced genomic scaffold, iyLasBale1 scaffold0055, whole genome shotgun sequence contains the following coding sequences:
- the LOC143219573 gene encoding uncharacterized protein LOC143219573, translating to MGMVSQVPFEYMHLVCLGIVKKLLSAWVSGNYSNETRLSRNMISIISARMAVLDKYCPSDFSRRPRPIEEYSTFKATQFRQFLLYTGPVVMYGILAPNVYTHFLLLHIAIRILVSPSLIEKHVNFAKAALELFVSTSEKFYGSSFLSYNVHCLLHLAADASRFGTLDSFSAFAYENTMSILNRYIRTPGKPLQQYVNRMVKSRNPMSISTHECHLLLPHSDGTGWHDDVATELSEGGLNEKR from the coding sequence ATGGGAATGGTTTCTCAGGTTCCCTTCGAATACATGCACCTTGTTTGTCTGGGCATTGTAAAGAAATTGTTATCTGCCTGGGTGTCTGGTAATTATTCAAACGAAACAAGATTGTCCCGAAACATGATTTCTATCATCTCCGCGCGAATGGCAGTACTCGATAAGTACTGTCCATCCGATTTTTCTAGACGCCCGAGGCCaatagaagaatattcaacttttaaagcgacccagtttcgccaatttctcttgtataccggcccggtagtaatgtacgggatattagctccgaatgtgtatactcattttttgttgctccatatcgcgattaggatattagtttcaccctcgcttatagagaaacatgtgaattttgcaaaagcggcattggaattgtttgtttctacTTCCGAAAAATTTTACGGTTCATCTTTCTTATCGTATAATGTCCACTGCCTCCTTCATTTGGCGGCTGACGCCAGCCGTTTCGGAACGTTAGATTCATTTTCCGCGTTTGCGTACGAAAACACAATGTCCATTTTAAATAGATATATCAGAACGCCGGGTAAACCCCTCCAACAATATGTAAATAGGATGGTCAAATCGCGTAATCCAATGAGTATTAGCACTCACGAGTGTCACCTACTGTTACCACACAGCGATGGCACTGGATGGCACGACGACGTTGCAACCGAGCTAAGCGAAGGAGGACTGAACGAGAAGCGGTGA
- the LOC143219574 gene encoding uncharacterized protein LOC143219574, whose protein sequence is METRSSDQLFLLNHFESQIVGTKLPSNGQLLRVLFYIMRKVNLNLRESAALVMKEVEIFWEKARIPIKKTSDSINKVEKLYNKWRTLNKTANRQNDLQRKREQEFIDSLEDLFDIAHANALEMVSVEEDKIFLLQQREKRRIGSMASIDRKLVEKEERQAERKEQQEMRWQRAQESSINDSVQLESTSTSSDEETEVPLARTIEILSDEPQVPDGDDTEAEDYNIPGPSNPKKRRGKQKLYHRVVGPIKRRQSSLRQKNGIYHSK, encoded by the exons ATGGAAACAAGGAGCAGTGATCAGTTATTCCTATTAAATCACTTTGAGTCACAAATTGTTGGGACTAAATTACCAAGCAACGGACAACTTTTACGTGTATTGTTCTATATTATGCGAAAAGTGAACTTAAATCTACGTGAAAGTGCGGCTTTAGTGATGAAAGAAGTAGAAATTTTCTGGGAAAAGGCGAgaattccaataaaaaaaacatcggaTAGTATTAATAAAGTGGAAAAACTATACAACAAATGGCGAACGCTTAATAAAACCGCGAATCGCCAAAATGATCTACAGAGAAAGCGAGAACAAGAATTTATAGATTCATTAGAGGATTTATTCGATATCGCACATGCGAATGCCTTAGAAATGGTTTCTGTAGAGGAAGATAAGATATTCCTCCTGCAGCAGAGGGAAAAGAGACGAATCGGTTCGATGGCATCTATTGATCGTAAATTAgtagagaaagaagaaagacaagCAGAGCGGAAGGAACAACAAGAGATGCGGTGGCAACGGGCTCAGGAATCATCGATCAATG attCAGTACAATTAGAATCAACGTCCACATCCAGTGATGAAGAGACAGAAGTCCCGTTAGCAAGAACCATAGAAATTCTTTCGGACGAGCCTCAGGTACCTGACGGTGATGACACCGAGGCAGAGGACTACAATATACCTGGGCCGAGTAACCCCAAGAAAAGACGAGGAAAGCAGAAG TTATACCATCGGGTAGTGGGGCCAATCAAGCGTCGGCAATCTTCTCTAAGACAGAAGAATGGAATTTATCACAGCAAGTAG